From a single Lytechinus pictus isolate F3 Inbred unplaced genomic scaffold, Lp3.0 scaffold_19, whole genome shotgun sequence genomic region:
- the LOC129260019 gene encoding uncharacterized protein LOC129260019, translating into MGELTRAYIYRLAILFFCFIGAALNFASMFAMLCITELRKGRHVFIFNLALADCVSAIAMFIANIVDFPEVPFKKENLSAWLECLFTFSLVISLLSTLAIALERLMIFRVDNYSRQTYTARHSIAICVIGWIVFALLFFLLQAFHEIASLTLLYCVSPSVILGCIILTALSYTLIYKQIVNISNNVRPEDAALVRRAKSSKYVIVTFALVVASTTACWVIMCSVLLVEYIANLHGAVDPDTVDSVWFGVIGDLGNVLVCINIILNPTIIWLRLPVFRRQLPACCNRLGCRNTDESQDSAALVSSESPTAVMQPSISFMSTVMPDMTSAPEEDQIA; encoded by the exons ATGGGGGAACTAACGAGAGCTTACATCTACCGCTTGGCTATACTTTTCTTCTGCTTCATCGGTGCAGCCTTGAACTTCGCCTCGATGTTCGCAATGCTGTGTATCACAGAATTAAGAAAAGGGCGTCATGTCTTCATTTTCAACTTGGCTCTTGCCGATTGTGTTTCGGCCATCGCGATGTTCATCGCCAACATTGTCGACTTTCCAGAG GTTCCATTTAAGAAAGAAAACCTCTCCGCGTGGTTGGAATGTCTGTTCACTTTCAGTTTGGTCATATCATTACTAAGTACACTTGCCATTGCTCTTGAACGCCTCATGATCTTTCGCGTTGACAACTACTCTCGTCAAACCTATACAGCAAGACACTCCATTGCTATCTGCGTGATCGGTTGGATTGTATTCGCGttgttattttttctccttcaagCATTCCACGAGATCGCGTCACTCACGCTCCTTTATTGCGTATCTCCTAGTGTCATATTGGGGTGCATAATCCTCACGGCTCTATCCTACACCCTCATCTACAAGCAAATCGTCAATATCTCTAACAACGTCAGACCCGAAGACGCAGCCCTTGTACGCCGCGCAAAAAGCAGCAAGTACGTCATCGTGACCTTCGCTCTGGTTGTCGCAAGCACGACAGCTTGTTGGGTCATCATGTGCAGCGTGCTGTTGGTGGAGTATATCGCAAACTTACATGGCGCCGTCGATCCGGACACTGTGGATTCTGTTTGGTTCGGTGTCATAGGCGATTTAGGCAATGTGTTGGTGTGTATCAATATAATTCTCAACCCAACCATTATCTGGTTGCGTCTACCTGTGTTCAGAAGACAACTTCCCGCTTGCTGTAATAGACTCGGGTGTCGAAATACGGATGAATCCCAGGACTCAGCTGCCCTCGTATCATCAGAATCTCCGACCGCCGTCATGCAGCCCTCGATCTCGTTCATGAGCACTGTCATGCCGGATATGACATCAGCTCCTGAAGAAGATCAGATAGCGTGA
- the LOC129260994 gene encoding mu-type opioid receptor-like isoform X1: MGDLERAYAYHSFILIFCFIGAALNFASMFAMLCITKLRKGRHVFIFNLALADCVSAIAMFTANIVDFPEVEYEVENLSAWMVCLFTFTLVISLLSTLAIAVERLMIFRGKNYSRRTYTPRLSIAICVIGWVVLALVFFLLQAFHEIGSLTLLYCVSPCVILGCIIFTDVSYFLIYKKIGKISDNGNPEDVTLARRANRNKYVIVTFALVVASTTACWVIMCSVLLVEYIAFFHGAVDPDTVDSVWFSVIADLGNVLVCINIILNPTIIWLRLPVFRRELPACCNNLGCRNTGESQDSDLVSSESPTAGQPAISFINTAMSESARDINLKKF, translated from the exons ATGGGGGACCTAGAGAGGGCTTACGCCTACCACTCGTTTATACTGATCTTCTGCTTCATTGGTGCAGCCTTGAACTTCGCCTCGATGTTCGCCATGCTGTGTATCACAAAATTAAGAAAAGGGCGTCATGTCTTCATTTTCAACCTGGCTCTTGCCGATTGTGTTTCGGCCATCGCGATGTTCACCGCCAACATTGTCGACTTTCCAGAG GTTGAATATGAAGTAGAAAACCTCTCCGCTTGGATGGTATGTCTGTTCACTTTTACTTTGGTCATATCATTACTGAGTACACTCGCCATTGCCGTCGAACGCCTCATGATCTTTCGCGGTAAAAACTACTCTCGTCGAACCTACACGCCCAGACTCTCCATTGCTATCTGCGTCATCGGCTGGGTTGTACTCGCATTGgtattttttctccttcaagCATTCCACGAGATCGGGTCACTCACCCTCCTTTATTGTGTATCTCCTTGTGTCATCTTGGGTTGCATAATCTTCACAGATGTATCCTACTTCCTCATTTACAAGAAAATCGGCAAGATCTCGGACAACGGCAACCCCGAAGACGTAACCCTAGCACGCCGTGCGAATCGCAACAAGTACGTCATCGTGACCTTCGCTCTGGTTGTCGCAAGCACAACAGCTTGTTGGGTCATCATGTGCAGCGTGCTGTTGGTGGAGTACATCGCATTCTTCCATGGCGCCGTCGATCCGGACACTGTGGATTCTGTTTGGTTCAGTGTCATAGCCGATTTAGGCAATGTGTTGGTGTGTATCAATATAATTCTCAACCCAACCATTATCTGGTTGCGTTTACCTGTGTTCAGAAGAGAGCTTCCCGCTTGCTGTAATAATCTGGGGTGTCGAAATACGGGTGAGTCCCAGGACTCAGACCTCGTATCATCAGAATCCCCTACCGCGGGGCAGCCCGCTATTTCGTTCATTAACACTGCCATGTCGGAATCGGCTCGTGATATTAATCTTAAGAAGTTCTGA
- the LOC129260994 gene encoding uncharacterized protein LOC129260994 isoform X2, with product MPKTEAIQTPCNHMDISLNFVTRSESEKRLYYKGYDNIGTTRVKTLPVKQLKSILVEYEVENLSAWMVCLFTFTLVISLLSTLAIAVERLMIFRGKNYSRRTYTPRLSIAICVIGWVVLALVFFLLQAFHEIGSLTLLYCVSPCVILGCIIFTDVSYFLIYKKIGKISDNGNPEDVTLARRANRNKYVIVTFALVVASTTACWVIMCSVLLVEYIAFFHGAVDPDTVDSVWFSVIADLGNVLVCINIILNPTIIWLRLPVFRRELPACCNNLGCRNTGESQDSDLVSSESPTAGQPAISFINTAMSESARDINLKKF from the exons ATGCCGAAAACGGAGGCCATCCAGACGCCTTGCAACCACATGGATATTAGCTTGAATTTCGTCACAAGAAGTGAGTCGGAGAAGAGACTTTACTACAAAGGTTATGATAATATAGGCACGACGAGAGTTAAGACTTTGCCAGTTAAGCAATTGAAGTCGATTTTG GTTGAATATGAAGTAGAAAACCTCTCCGCTTGGATGGTATGTCTGTTCACTTTTACTTTGGTCATATCATTACTGAGTACACTCGCCATTGCCGTCGAACGCCTCATGATCTTTCGCGGTAAAAACTACTCTCGTCGAACCTACACGCCCAGACTCTCCATTGCTATCTGCGTCATCGGCTGGGTTGTACTCGCATTGgtattttttctccttcaagCATTCCACGAGATCGGGTCACTCACCCTCCTTTATTGTGTATCTCCTTGTGTCATCTTGGGTTGCATAATCTTCACAGATGTATCCTACTTCCTCATTTACAAGAAAATCGGCAAGATCTCGGACAACGGCAACCCCGAAGACGTAACCCTAGCACGCCGTGCGAATCGCAACAAGTACGTCATCGTGACCTTCGCTCTGGTTGTCGCAAGCACAACAGCTTGTTGGGTCATCATGTGCAGCGTGCTGTTGGTGGAGTACATCGCATTCTTCCATGGCGCCGTCGATCCGGACACTGTGGATTCTGTTTGGTTCAGTGTCATAGCCGATTTAGGCAATGTGTTGGTGTGTATCAATATAATTCTCAACCCAACCATTATCTGGTTGCGTTTACCTGTGTTCAGAAGAGAGCTTCCCGCTTGCTGTAATAATCTGGGGTGTCGAAATACGGGTGAGTCCCAGGACTCAGACCTCGTATCATCAGAATCCCCTACCGCGGGGCAGCCCGCTATTTCGTTCATTAACACTGCCATGTCGGAATCGGCTCGTGATATTAATCTTAAGAAGTTCTGA